From Cheilinus undulatus linkage group 17, ASM1832078v1, whole genome shotgun sequence, one genomic window encodes:
- the LOC121525529 gene encoding trichohyalin-like encodes MEDDGYIEYGGMVFELPKPYVPEAPEVQIDISEFPALTKETLNGAPKCQQKEEKVLEESSETPAVKSAESLEELQPETQTIKPEDEPQTGSAQTQEEPQSVAATSESAILTSGDTELKNKRKKKKKVMSKKKTRYEAQSNPPQQKEEEPQDKTEPVSEEVLVPESVPEEILVGEGEKSPFLTNDREDQEKKNFHLEDEMTHLMAQVCKENHILKDELKQTKEELINKSHEWEEERSHLLAQINVAASIKEDLQNKTKQLEESRSDLAQVSRETETLKAALKQAQEDLAKYSRQMEEDRSALKLKHEEEISKLRGSLDQAKRDQRKQRDLWKEERSRLLSEQQETTGHFEGALKDLQQELNNVKSQQEQDKSKFLVSELEERSRTQAAQETVESLKRQWEGERSSLLAEHRQETLELQAALHLAKEDQERYRQQWEEEKSKLLLEQNTRTSKIEEELAQAKKDLADQQRQWEEDRSSLLQESVSLKASLQQAQLFMDQQRLDWEREKASLVESVHAIKQTLMEKERENAQTLERLMDRLDQVESELEERKEKKKRSWWKRLMCL; translated from the exons ATGGAAGATGATGGCTACATCGAATACGGGGGCATGGTCTTTGAATTACCAAAACCGTATGTCCCAGAAGCCCCAGAGGTCCAGATTGATATTTCTGAGTTTCCTGCTCTGACCAAGGAGACACTAAATGGAGCTCCAAAATGTcagcagaaagaggagaaagtCCTGGAGGAGTCTTCAGAGACTCCAGCTGTAAAGTCTGCAGAGTCTCTGGAAGAACTTCAGCCGGAGACTCAGACAATCAAACCTGAGGACGAGCCTCAAACAGGGTCTGCACAGACTCAAGAAGAGCCTCAGTCTGTCGCTGCAACCAGTGAGTCAGCAATCCTGACTAGTGGTGACACTGAGCTCAAGaataagagaaagaagaagaagaaagtgatG TCAAAGAAGAAGACGAGGTATGAAGCCCAGTCCAATCCACCTcagcagaaagaggaagaaCCTCAAGACAAGACTGAGCCTGTGTCTGAGGAGGTACTTGTTCCTGAGTCTGTGCCTGAGGAGATACTGGTTGGGGAAGGAGAAAAATCTCCTTTCCTGACCAACGACCGGGAAGACCAGGAGAAAAAGAATTTCCATTTGGAAGATGAGATGACTCATCTGATGGCTCAGGTCTGCAAAGAGAACCACATCCTGAAGGATGAGTTAAAGCAGACCAAAGAGGAACTGATAAATAAGAGCCACGAATGGGAAGAAGAAAGATCCCATCTTCTGGCCCAGATCAATGTGGCTGCTTCAATCAAAGAAGACCTCCAAAACAAGACCAAACAACTGGAGGAGTCAAGGTCTGATTTGGCCCAGGTTTCCAGGGAAACTGAGACCCTAAAGGCAGCTCTGAAACAGGCTCAAGAGGACCTGGCAAAATATAGCCGCCAGATGGAGGAGGACAGATCTGCCCTCAAGTTAAAACACGAGGAGGAGATCTCCAAGTTAAGGGGTTCTCTGGACCAGGCCAAAAGGGACCAGAGAAAACAACGAGACCTGTGGAAGGAGGAAAGGTCCCGCCTCCTCTCTGAACAACAGGAGACAACAGGCCATTTTGAGGGGGCTCTGAAAGACCTCCAACAGGAGCTCAATAATGTCAAGAGCCAACAGGAACAAGACAAGTCTAAGTTCTTGGTCTCTGAACTGGAGGAAAGGTCCAGAACTCAAGCTGCGCAGGAGACAGTGGAGAGCCTAAAACGCCAGTGGGAGGGGGAGAGGTCCTCTCTCCTGGCTGAACATCGCCAAGAAACTTTGGAATTGCAGGCGGCTCTTCACCTGGCAAAAGAGGACCAGGAACGTTACAGACAACAGTGGGAGGAGGAAAAATCCAAACTCCTGCTGGAACAGAACACCAGAACCTCTAaaatagaggaggagctggccCAGGCCAAAAAAGACCTGGCTGACCAACAACGCCAGTGGGAGGAGGACAGGTCAAGTCTCCTCCAAGAGAGCGTCAGCCTGAAGGCCTCCCTGCAGCAGGCCCAGCTGTTCATGGATCAACAACGGCTGGACTGGGAGAGAGAAAAGGCCTCTCTCGTGGAGTCTGTTCACGCCATCAAGCAGACTCTGATggagaaggaaagagagaacGCTCAAACATTAGAGCGCCTGATGGACAGACTTGATCAAGTCGAGTCTGagctggaggagaggaaagagaagaagaagaggtcCTGGTGGAAGAGGCTCATGTGTCTGTAA